A stretch of Chitinispirillales bacterium ANBcel5 DNA encodes these proteins:
- a CDS encoding class I SAM-dependent methyltransferase, with product MNTIRDKYDNFAPVYEHGEKILELLLSSVRKTLHSKIKEKRILEVGIGSGRSINYYKSSVQLTAGDLSVAMLRYAQRRALSRGITITFSSFDIENLPFKDSGFPAVLSSLVFCTVDNPVKGLVEIGRVLKPGGTLYMLEHVRPDHTPLAILFDWLNYVSVPLIGDHLNRSTTRLLNEANFRIHEEKCYYFGVFRLLTAQVEK from the coding sequence GTGAATACAATCAGGGATAAATATGATAATTTTGCACCTGTTTACGAGCACGGGGAGAAAATACTTGAACTGTTGTTATCGAGTGTAAGGAAGACTTTGCACAGCAAAATAAAAGAGAAAAGAATCCTTGAAGTAGGGATCGGTAGTGGCAGGAGCATCAATTACTACAAATCATCTGTGCAACTAACTGCCGGTGATTTAAGTGTGGCCATGCTGCGTTATGCCCAAAGAAGAGCTCTTTCAAGAGGCATAACTATAACCTTCAGTTCATTTGATATAGAAAACCTGCCCTTTAAAGATTCCGGGTTCCCTGCAGTACTCTCTTCTCTTGTTTTTTGCACGGTAGACAATCCCGTTAAAGGTTTAGTAGAGATAGGGCGGGTATTAAAACCGGGAGGGACACTGTATATGTTAGAGCATGTCAGACCAGATCATACCCCTTTAGCAATTTTGTTTGATTGGTTAAACTATGTGTCTGTTCCGCTTATTGGTGATCATCTGAACCGTTCTACCACTCGGTTGCTTAACGAAGCTAATTTCCGTATACACGAAGAAAAATGCTATTATTTTGGTGTTTTCAGGTTACTAACTGCTCAGGTAGAAAAGTAA